In Pseudomonas fluorescens NCIMB 11764, a single window of DNA contains:
- a CDS encoding LysR family transcriptional regulator, producing the protein MTTPIVSRSLLNRLRYKHLHMLVALSTSLNLHRASQNLNMSQPAATRMLHEIEDMFGCDLFERLPRGMRPTALGAELIRFAESAISGLDRCAEDLIARQQGGYGYLSIGTIMGAAPDLVMDSIAEIKSLNPQLRIRIMGDTSDQVIQLLEQGRIDLAIARRNAATDSEHYAFEQLGNERLLVVVHAGHPLARRKKLELSELVSGWPWILQPETSPARIGLDQALQRLALPTPADIIECSSVYSMQQLIQLTDAIMVLSETALRDYLKMGLVVALPVELDVQLAPFGLLLRKGEHISRELGLFIDLLRRKAAVF; encoded by the coding sequence ATGACGACACCCATCGTTTCCCGCAGCCTGCTCAACCGTCTGCGCTACAAGCATCTGCACATGCTGGTGGCGCTGAGTACCAGTCTGAACCTGCACCGCGCCTCGCAAAACCTGAACATGTCGCAACCGGCCGCCACCCGCATGCTGCATGAGATTGAAGACATGTTCGGCTGCGACCTGTTCGAGCGCCTGCCGCGCGGGATGCGGCCGACGGCACTGGGCGCCGAGTTGATCCGCTTCGCCGAGTCAGCCATCAGCGGCCTCGATCGCTGCGCCGAAGACCTGATCGCACGGCAGCAGGGCGGCTACGGCTATCTCTCCATCGGCACCATCATGGGCGCGGCACCGGACCTGGTGATGGATTCGATTGCCGAGATCAAGTCGCTGAATCCGCAACTGCGAATCCGCATCATGGGCGACACCAGCGACCAGGTGATTCAACTGCTGGAGCAGGGTCGCATCGACCTCGCCATCGCTCGACGCAATGCGGCCACTGACAGCGAGCACTACGCGTTCGAGCAACTGGGCAACGAACGATTGCTGGTGGTGGTGCATGCCGGTCATCCACTGGCCAGGCGCAAAAAACTCGAGCTGTCGGAACTGGTCAGCGGCTGGCCGTGGATCCTGCAACCGGAAACCAGTCCGGCGCGCATTGGGCTTGACCAGGCCTTGCAGCGCCTGGCCTTGCCGACACCTGCCGACATCATCGAATGCAGCTCGGTGTATTCCATGCAGCAGCTGATCCAGCTGACCGACGCCATCATGGTGTTGTCGGAAACCGCATTGCGCGACTACCTGAAAATGGGTCTGGTGGTGGCGCTGCCGGTAGAGCTGGACGTGCAATTGGCGCCGTTCGGATTGCTGTTGCGCAAGGGTGAACACATCAGTCGGGAGTTGGGTTTGTTCATCGATTTGCTTCGCCGCAAAGCAGCGGTTTTTTGA